TCTTAGCACCGTGCCACATGATCGCCTCGATCACGGTACGTGCACGGCAGTCGTGTAGACGATCGCTAGCTCCAGTAGCCTTCATGCTCAGGCCACGCCCCCACAGTGGAGTGGTACGACACCAACCTGTGCGAATATTGTTCTTCATCTGTAGCTGGTGCTGGATCATATCGGTGTAGGGCCAGATCTTCTGATGCGGGTAGCGTGGCAGGAGACTAGCACGAGCACCTACGAAGAAATTGTTCGGGTCACGGATCTGATCTTCGCCCGTGGTCCAGGTAGGACGGTGGCAGGTAGCGCAGCCCATCTCCTCAAAGAGCTTCTTACCCTGTTGGAACTCTTTGCTATCAGCATCTCGTGCCGACGGGACGGCTAGTCCGCGGTGCCATACCATGAAGTCGATATACTCCTCGTCGGTCATATCGGCAGGGAGCTCGCTAGAGGTTAGGTAGTCGTAGATGTCCTTCTTGACATCACCGCTCTTCCGCCACTCTGGATAGTAGGTATAAAACTTAGCCTGTACCTCGGGATCTTCGGAAGCTACCTTAGCATAGGTAGGGGTCATATAGTGGTAGCGACGATCACTACGAGTTACGTTGGTGATGTTCCAGATAGCATTAGCTCCAGGGCCATCCTGTATGCTACCACGTGTCAAGCCATAGGTGTAGCGGGGCAGGTACTTAGTGCCGTCACCCTGCTTTTTATTGACGTAGTACCTAACGAAGTCTCCGTCCTTCCAGATAGCGGGGTTGAGGTTGGCACCATGCTTTTCCTCCGTCTGATACTGAGCACGGAGGTCTTCGTCACTGATAGCGTCGAGCAGACCCGTGCCATAGATACCGATGGTGCTCTCGAGGCGGACGCGTAGATCGGAGTATGGGATATCCTTGCCCTTGGCCTGTAGAGGCACATAGAAGGCATCCTCAGGTATGGTCACCTCTGGGTAAATGAGGTCGTAGGTCTCGCCATCGTCAAACTTATTGCCCCACTCATCTGTGTAGGGGAGCCAGTCTATCTTGATCTTACGCTCATCAAGTGGTGCCTTAAAGGGTGGCGCAGCTTGCGTCTGAGGCATACCTGTGAGGGAGGATAGGTAGTTGTCGTTCTGATCCGTGAGGACGAGTAGATAGCCGTTACCTATGATGTTCGAGTTGTACTCGGTCTGTCTAGCACCATGACCGTAGCCAGGGTGGCAAGCGATACAGCTAGCACGTAGCCATAGGGGTCCTAAGCCACGCAGCGGGAAGTTTGGATCGGTAGAGGTGTCAAAGGGATTCTCGAAGAGTCGCTCTCCCCGCTTAAATCTAGCGACCAAACCAGCCTCCTCTACGGCAGGGGTAAACTGCTCGTAACAGGTGGCCGTGTTATTGAACGCGGTGCCTAGCTTTCCTCCGCTGTAATACTGCTCTTCGTATGGATTCGTTTCGCTTGGATCTGGACAATCAGAGCTACATGCACTCAGGAGAGCCAGACAGCCTATCAGGCTACATATACTTAATACCTTGTTCATAACAACTTCCTCTTAAATACTATCATACATCTGCAGGCATCCACTCTAGGGATTAAGCCTGCAGATGTTATGACGGTTGGTTATTGATTACTTCTGTACAGCCTCAATAGCTGCATCGATCTTCTCAAGGAGCGCATTGCACGCCTCGATGGCGGGCTTGGTTGCTTCCTTGGTTAGGTTATTGCGGAAGGGTGCTGGCATAGCAGCTACCGTCTTGATCGCATTATCTATAGCAGAGCGGATCTCCTTGTCTAGCTCGGGGTGATGCTGAGCCATGTAGCTAGCCATAGAGTGCTTGTGGGCAGTGCCGTCGAGAGAGCCGTAGTAAGCATTGCGGACGCTACGGAGGTTGTCTGTGAAGTCCTCAATAGAGTTCCAGCTGTACCAAGACTCCACGTCTAGGACGTTGCCAGAGTTGACAGGGTCAGTAATCTTCGTGTTACCCACCTCATCGGTTATGTCGCTCGCACCTTGTAGGATCTGTACGAAGGCATCCTTCTGGCTCTTGTAGGTCGTATTGCCCTGCTCACCAGCGGCTATCATGATCTCGCCATAGTCCATTGTGGGGAGGAGCTCAGCATCCTCGAGGGTCTTCTTCTTAGCTGCGGTGATCTTGTCTACACCAGCCCAGCTAGCCTCTAGACGAGTAGCCTGACGAGCTAGATCCTCAGCAACAGCCGCATTGTAGATGCGCTCAGGCTCTGTGATCTCAGCAACCTTGCGAGGCTTACTATCTCTAAAGATCATGTACTCCACTGCGTGGAAGCCTAGTAGACCATAACCTAGAGAAGCGAAGCCCTTGGCATCCGGACCCTCCTCCTTGAGCTCATTAAGGAGGTCTTCGTTCTGAAGGATGTTGTCTAGCTGATTCTTTTGCAGAGGCCAAGAGTCAATGTGCGGGTCGATATTGTAGTCGCCAGCCGCACCAAAGAGGATAGCCTCGCTTAGCTCCCAGTATGCACGTGCCTCAACCCACTTCTTGCAAGCCTTGTCGACCAGCTCTTGGGAGGGACTCTTCATCAACTCCTGGCAGATACCCGAGAGCTCGATAGTATTGTCTGCTAGAGACTTGTAGGTGGGGACTACGACTCCGTGGACAAACTGCTCGAGGATGGCTGTCTGCTCTGGATCGAGCTGCTTTGCCTTGGGTTCGTCGCTCTCTTGACAAGAGACCAGGATGACGCCCACAACTGAGAGAAGGAGCATCTTAAAAATGTTGGTGTACTTATTCATAGTTGACTGTATTGTGTTGAATTAAAAGAGTCTAGAAGTGAAACATGCCAAAGTAGGCGATACCGAGGCTGATCGTCGGCTCATCGTTGAACTGCTTGTGCAGCATACGATGACTATACTCAGCCTTGATGACGATCTCAGGGATCGGGTAGTAGTTCAGTCCGACGGTAAACTTCTGTCGCTCCCACTCCGGCTCGTCGGTCATACTAGGTACTACTTGAAACATGGAGTCGTAGTAGTCATACCGTCCGAAGAGGTAGAGGCGCTGCTTGAGCTGACGTAGCTTGGCCGAGGCTGAGAAGAGATCATATCCACCCTCCAGGCCAGCAGCTAGAGCCGCCTTGGCAACACTATTCTTGGGTGAGGGTGAGTCCTTGCGGGTCGTACGATTAGCCTTCGTGATCTCCATCGAGTCGCCTAGATGTCCGTAGTCCACATTGCCTCGCAAGATAAGCTGCGAATTGGCATACTGGAAGTCAAAAGCTCCGATACAGACGAGACCCTTGATATGGTCATACTTATTTGTCGCATTGAGCGTGTTGCGACCGCTCGTCCCGACGTAGCCGCTCAGGCTGAGACGCAGGTTGCGCACCGAGTAGTTGTCCACGCGCATAGCGCAGGCATAGTTTGTCGCCATCTTAAACTCGTAGGGACTCCCCGCACCGCCATGGATCCAGTCCTTATTGTTAAAGCGGTCAGCATCTAGCCCGGCGATGCCCATCACCTCGTAACGCCAGTTGGGCAGCTTACCCCACAGGCCTATACCCGTCTCATGCCATGTGCAGGGCAGGATCGTGTTCTCACCCTCGGGGCGGTAGACCGTAAAGAACTCCGTCGGCATGTGATACGCATTGGTTGCTCCGACAGGCACCACCATGTGTCCGATGCGCAGGTTGAGCGCTGGTGAAAAGCTCTTCTGTAGCCAAAACTGCTCGAGAGCCACCTCTCCACCGCGCTCTATCTCAGACTCGTACTCACCAGTCTCCTCCTCTTCGATCTCGACAGCACTCTCCGTGCCACCATGCTCAAACTCGATCTCAGAGCCTAGAGACCAACCATGACCAAAATCATAACCAACGAAGAAAACAACATGTGGCAAGTCTACCTGCCCGAAGCTACGAGCATCTTTGTAGAGTGCCGCATCGGTGTAGCGCTTGAAGTTATTACTGTAAAACATCCTCGATGCGACAGCCTCTCCATACCCACCTAAGGTGAGTCGACGAGGAGTTGGCGAGGGAGCCTGTGATAATGTGTCCACAGTCTGCGCCTCTGATAGCTGTACGGTGCAAAGTACGAGACCACAGAGGAGATACGATATGAATCGTTTCATATATTATTATAGCGTGTTTGACATCCGAGTGAATCAAACGCAGGGGGAGCCTCATCAGCCACCCTTACATTGTTTAGTGTACCTCAAGATGGGTATAGCGGAGGGTAAATCGAAGAGAATCAGGGGAACGAATCCTCTACTACGCGACATCTTGTGGAGCCTGCCGACGATCCGACAGATTTCCACCACAAAGGTACGGCAGGGGCTTACAATGACTCACGGCAAGAGATAGCATATTGTAGGTATATCGACAGCGAGTAACAATCGTTCAATACTATCTGTTAGGTAATCCACTGAAATAATCGAGCGATAACAAGGCCCGTTTTCTCTAGCTATACACTCATCCAGAGGCTCTTGCTGCCGATTTGCACTGAGATGTGGCAGCATTTAGACCTATCTCTAGGAGAAGAGGACATTTCCAACGCTGGAAAGATAAATTTCCTAGGTAGGAAAACTAGATTTCCTAGGGAGGAAAGGAAAAGTTCCTACGTTGGAACTAAAGAGTTCCTACGCTGGAACTAAAGAGTTCCTCCCTTGGAACTGTCCTCTTCCTGAAAAAAGTACACAGTTGGGAAGGTATTACTGAGATGGTACTCGGGTCATTTTTGTTAGTCCTGTGAGTGTACTCATTTGTTAGTTTTGCTCTTGCTGGGGTACACGACTTGTGGTCGTTTTTACTGCGGAGGTACACAAAGATAGGTCTTTGTGTGGAGTTAAGCGGCATGAGCTCGGAGATTTGAGGCTCGGAGCTTTTGGTGAATTGTTCTTAGATGTCTGTTTCTTAGAGGGTTGTGTGGTTATAGGGTTGGGGTAATCTGGTATGAGCATCTGCATCGGAGTCTTCTTGTTGATGGCTCGATGAGGACGCGCTGTGTTATAGAGAGCAATCGTTTGCGAGAGGATCTCTCGAACTTGATCTATGGGCTTATCCTCGAAGTTGTAGAGCCAGTCGTTCTTGATGATCCCGTTAAGTCGCTCTGCCATAGCGTTGTGGAGAGGGTTGCCTGTCTGGGTGACACTGGTTACGATGCCTAGGCTGGCCTCGTAGTCGGTCATCTGCTTGGAGACATATTGACAGCCTCGGTCGCTATGGAAGATGAGCCCTTTGAGGTCAAAGCCATGCTTCTGGTAGAAGTCAACGGTCTGTCTTAGTGCGTTGTAGGGGCCCTCTGTGGAGAGCGTGGGCTGCAGGTCAAAGCCGGTGATGATGCGGCTATAAGCGTCCATCGTCAGGGAGAGATATGCGAAGCCCCCTAAACATTTGACGTAGGTTATGTCTGAGACGGTGAGCCGGCAATGGTCTGTGGCGATGTATTTAGGGGTGGTGTTCAGGTGGTCTTGGAAGCCGTGATTGACCACGCCCTTGGTCGTCTGGGGTGGACGCTTGCGCTTGCGACTTCTCAGTAGCATGTCGTTGGCTCCTAATACTTTGTATAGCCAGT
The sequence above is a segment of the Porphyromonas vaginalis genome. Coding sequences within it:
- a CDS encoding IS3 family transposase, which translates into the protein MKEEKSNRGRKGYPLDFKWRVIDDLLATGESIATTSQRYGITTRTIRNWLRTFGVELPNQSSSSTMSKTNKNKDVDPEYAELKRENARLKAALFQAESKALVNKTLLEEVLNRYHIDLKKKDRFAAVKTLESAKVRGQKLSITYLCQLLEVSRKGYYKHTFTEQDEDVKVASVLHYCQYVRGQLPKAGVDTLQQCANEYFKGTFQVGRDWLYKVLGANDMLLRSRKRKRPPQTTKGVVNHGFQDHLNTTPKYIATDHCRLTVSDITYVKCLGGFAYLSLTMDAYSRIITGFDLQPTLSTEGPYNALRQTVDFYQKHGFDLKGLIFHSDRGCQYVSKQMTDYEASLGIVTSVTQTGNPLHNAMAERLNGIIKNDWLYNFEDKPIDQVREILSQTIALYNTARPHRAINKKTPMQMLIPDYPNPITTQPSKKQTSKNNSPKAPSLKSPSSCRLTPHKDLSLCTSAVKTTTSRVPQQEQN
- a CDS encoding di-heme oxidoredictase family protein, coding for MNKVLSICSLIGCLALLSACSSDCPDPSETNPYEEQYYSGGKLGTAFNNTATCYEQFTPAVEEAGLVARFKRGERLFENPFDTSTDPNFPLRGLGPLWLRASCIACHPGYGHGARQTEYNSNIIGNGYLLVLTDQNDNYLSSLTGMPQTQAAPPFKAPLDERKIKIDWLPYTDEWGNKFDDGETYDLIYPEVTIPEDAFYVPLQAKGKDIPYSDLRVRLESTIGIYGTGLLDAISDEDLRAQYQTEEKHGANLNPAIWKDGDFVRYYVNKKQGDGTKYLPRYTYGLTRGSIQDGPGANAIWNITNVTRSDRRYHYMTPTYAKVASEDPEVQAKFYTYYPEWRKSGDVKKDIYDYLTSSELPADMTDEEYIDFMVWHRGLAVPSARDADSKEFQQGKKLFEEMGCATCHRPTWTTGEDQIRDPNNFFVGARASLLPRYPHQKIWPYTDMIQHQLQMKNNIRTGWCRTTPLWGRGLSMKATGASDRLHDCRARTVIEAIMWHGAKTSDARPAIEKFRKLSKEERKAVVTFIESI
- a CDS encoding imelysin family protein, producing MNKYTNIFKMLLLSVVGVILVSCQESDEPKAKQLDPEQTAILEQFVHGVVVPTYKSLADNTIELSGICQELMKSPSQELVDKACKKWVEARAYWELSEAILFGAAGDYNIDPHIDSWPLQKNQLDNILQNEDLLNELKEEGPDAKGFASLGYGLLGFHAVEYMIFRDSKPRKVAEITEPERIYNAAVAEDLARQATRLEASWAGVDKITAAKKKTLEDAELLPTMDYGEIMIAAGEQGNTTYKSQKDAFVQILQGASDITDEVGNTKITDPVNSGNVLDVESWYSWNSIEDFTDNLRSVRNAYYGSLDGTAHKHSMASYMAQHHPELDKEIRSAIDNAIKTVAAMPAPFRNNLTKEATKPAIEACNALLEKIDAAIEAVQK